Proteins from a single region of Butyrivibrio fibrisolvens:
- a CDS encoding EAL domain-containing protein — protein sequence MIWNVYFEIAALLISVVLMLSDLWKKHLPFRSWNYFSWLISLQIVSCFMNIVACGMAKNPSSYSITAHYIVNIAYYVSYIMQIWSFAIFTIAMTGKSKSIKRSTWFIFAFPYLLSFLSVVLTPYTHMFFYIDETGLYHRGWGYYNTWLVFLAFYILLPLSYAWYYKVHMAPNRMVYTIGFWSLSLTGMILQGFVFTDVLLEGIFNAAAIIIIYLDIQNPSQFTDADIGIYNQWALGEVIDEKLEYGDPIDISVIGIENFPVLESIYGRRKLMRVLHDIGDEITEQVKGVNLFYMHRGRFALLFNKNINHKEIEQAIRRRFEMPWGEEDGKVTFKIHITHLGEDVPKMSIREIFDSLEEGLRIAEMKDNEVTENISAARIEEIRAGIKVERAVSKAIRERRIKVAFQPIYSTKKERIISIEALARLEDEELGIIEPDQFIPIAEKNGTIGFIGSQVFEQVCSFIRERDMEDLGVRFIEINLSPIQCKSGELVSDLFNLMDRYEIDPKQINFEITESAMTDGKILKEMMNKIIERGSTFSLDDYGTGYSNLVELLELPFRIVKIDKSLVWSYFNGTSDVLPDIVKTFSSRGYEIVAEGVETHNMAEKLRDMGCDYLQGFYFSKALPADQLVSYVYNNRRLRIMEEMRL from the coding sequence ATGATCTGGAACGTATACTTTGAAATTGCTGCACTTTTGATCTCTGTAGTTCTTATGCTGTCTGATCTGTGGAAAAAGCATCTTCCTTTCAGATCCTGGAATTATTTTTCTTGGCTTATCAGCCTGCAGATAGTAAGCTGCTTCATGAATATTGTTGCATGTGGTATGGCCAAGAATCCATCCTCTTATTCTATTACGGCTCATTATATAGTTAATATTGCCTATTATGTGAGCTATATAATGCAGATCTGGTCATTTGCCATATTCACTATTGCTATGACAGGAAAGAGTAAAAGTATAAAAAGAAGTACCTGGTTTATTTTTGCCTTTCCTTATCTGCTTTCTTTTTTATCTGTAGTACTAACTCCATATACTCACATGTTTTTCTATATTGATGAAACTGGTTTATATCACAGGGGCTGGGGATATTACAACACATGGCTTGTATTCCTTGCATTCTATATACTGCTTCCTCTTTCTTATGCCTGGTACTATAAGGTACACATGGCACCTAACAGAATGGTGTATACGATAGGGTTCTGGTCATTGTCACTTACAGGTATGATTCTTCAAGGATTCGTTTTTACAGACGTCCTTCTTGAAGGAATATTTAATGCTGCGGCCATAATCATTATTTATCTCGATATCCAGAATCCCTCACAGTTTACGGATGCTGATATAGGAATCTATAACCAGTGGGCTCTTGGTGAAGTAATAGATGAAAAGCTTGAATATGGTGATCCTATAGATATAAGCGTTATAGGAATTGAGAATTTCCCTGTACTTGAAAGTATTTATGGCAGAAGAAAGCTGATGAGAGTTCTCCATGATATCGGTGATGAGATCACAGAGCAGGTCAAGGGAGTAAATCTTTTTTATATGCACAGGGGAAGGTTTGCACTTCTTTTTAATAAAAATATCAATCATAAAGAAATTGAGCAGGCCATAAGAAGGCGTTTTGAGATGCCCTGGGGTGAAGAAGACGGAAAGGTTACTTTCAAGATACATATAACTCATCTTGGTGAAGACGTTCCTAAGATGAGTATCAGGGAAATATTTGATTCTCTGGAAGAGGGTCTTAGAATTGCCGAGATGAAAGATAATGAAGTGACGGAGAATATCAGTGCTGCAAGAATAGAAGAAATAAGAGCAGGGATCAAAGTTGAACGGGCTGTAAGTAAAGCTATAAGAGAAAGAAGGATAAAGGTTGCCTTCCAGCCAATTTATTCAACTAAAAAAGAAAGGATCATATCAATAGAAGCTCTTGCAAGACTTGAAGATGAAGAGCTTGGAATAATAGAACCTGATCAGTTTATTCCTATCGCTGAAAAAAATGGAACGATAGGTTTTATCGGTTCGCAGGTTTTTGAACAGGTATGCTCTTTTATCAGAGAAAGAGATATGGAAGATCTTGGTGTTAGATTCATAGAGATCAATCTGTCTCCTATCCAGTGTAAATCCGGAGAGCTTGTATCAGATCTTTTTAATCTTATGGACAGATATGAGATCGATCCTAAACAGATCAATTTTGAAATAACAGAATCTGCCATGACAGATGGCAAGATCTTAAAAGAAATGATGAATAAGATAATCGAAAGAGGAAGCACATTCTCTCTTGATGATTATGGAACAGGATATTCTAACCTTGTTGAGCTTTTAGAGCTTCCTTTCAGGATAGTTAAGATAGATAAGTCTTTAGTATGGTCATATTTTAACGGAACATCAGACGTCCTTCCTGATATAGTTAAGACCTTCAGTTCAAGGGGCTATGAAATAGTAGCAGAAGGCGTCGAGACCCATAATATGGCTGAAAAGTTAAGGGACATGGGATGCGATTATCTCCAGGGCTTTTATTTCTCAAAGGCTCTTCCTGCAGATCAGCTTGTTTCATATGTATACAATAACCGTCGCCTTCGTATCATGGAAGAAATGCGGCTTTAA
- a CDS encoding efflux RND transporter periplasmic adaptor subunit produces the protein MSAKIKKKTWKRFIKWGVIAVIIVAVVLYFRNAAKNVTQSLYTDDVASLRDIQTYHTFTGTTEPVNSSEVIPAVTGVKVTEVMVEVGDEVKAGDVIMTLDTYSIQSSIDQLSASMDINDATSAISIAQAQKSYDDLKYEIDNGLNVSLQNALSGIDTAFANLVSAQENYNNEVELNNRQLSDKISSAIHSVDTAYSTVSSAQTTLSRAQEDLSKAEDNGLSGDSLTNYKRAVEDAQSSVDSAWDSYNYAVSQYEAAKMKEEDSLTQLYDSLITAQINYLNAIDSYNAAVLAVNQELEGYQLTIQSAVAQSNDSVNQLKLADLQKQLSDCTITAPRDGIISALPVEVGSYVASAGSVATVTDYSEMKIAVKIGEYDILGVNEGDSVIVSIDALDATYDGTIKKIAKAATVQGGVSYFEAEVEIEADEVVRSGMSAEVKLIIDDVSQVVSVPSGAVQSDSEGNYFVYIKDISDPKNTTPVQKPVTIGVSDGSYTQIIEGISDGDAILVPKTDSMALLMEEMSGGSVATSSEGGANE, from the coding sequence ATGAGTGCAAAGATTAAAAAGAAGACGTGGAAAAGGTTTATCAAGTGGGGAGTAATTGCAGTAATAATTGTAGCAGTGGTTCTGTATTTCAGGAATGCAGCCAAAAATGTAACGCAATCTTTATATACAGATGATGTTGCGTCTCTTAGAGATATTCAGACATATCATACATTTACAGGTACTACTGAACCTGTAAATTCTTCAGAAGTAATCCCGGCAGTAACAGGAGTAAAGGTAACAGAGGTCATGGTTGAAGTCGGCGATGAAGTTAAAGCCGGAGATGTCATCATGACGCTTGATACTTATAGTATACAAAGTTCAATAGATCAGTTATCTGCTTCTATGGATATAAATGATGCTACTAGTGCTATCAGTATAGCTCAGGCTCAGAAGTCCTACGATGATCTTAAGTATGAAATTGATAATGGTCTAAATGTATCACTTCAGAATGCTCTTAGCGGAATCGATACAGCTTTTGCAAATCTCGTATCTGCCCAGGAGAATTATAATAACGAAGTTGAGCTTAATAACAGACAGCTTTCAGATAAGATAAGCTCTGCAATACACAGTGTTGATACAGCCTATTCTACTGTATCAAGTGCGCAGACTACTCTTTCAAGAGCTCAGGAAGATCTTTCCAAAGCTGAAGATAACGGCCTTAGCGGAGATTCACTTACAAACTATAAAAGAGCTGTAGAAGATGCCCAGTCTTCCGTTGACAGCGCATGGGACAGTTATAACTACGCAGTATCCCAGTATGAAGCTGCCAAGATGAAAGAAGAGGATTCACTGACTCAGCTCTATGATTCTCTTATCACAGCACAGATAAACTATCTTAATGCTATAGATTCATATAATGCAGCAGTCCTTGCAGTCAATCAGGAGCTTGAAGGATATCAGCTTACGATCCAGTCTGCTGTAGCTCAGAGCAATGACTCTGTTAACCAGCTTAAGCTTGCAGATCTTCAAAAGCAATTGTCTGACTGCACTATCACAGCTCCAAGAGATGGAATAATATCAGCTCTTCCTGTAGAAGTTGGATCTTATGTGGCATCTGCAGGTAGTGTTGCAACTGTTACAGATTATAGTGAGATGAAGATAGCAGTCAAGATCGGTGAGTATGACATCCTTGGTGTTAACGAAGGAGACAGCGTTATCGTATCTATTGATGCACTTGATGCTACATATGACGGTACTATCAAAAAGATCGCCAAGGCTGCTACTGTACAGGGCGGTGTATCCTATTTCGAAGCAGAAGTTGAGATAGAGGCTGATGAAGTAGTAAGAAGTGGTATGAGCGCAGAAGTTAAGCTCATCATAGATGATGTATCACAGGTAGTATCTGTACCAAGCGGTGCAGTACAGTCAGATTCAGAAGGTAATTATTTTGTATATATAAAAGATATATCTGACCCTAAGAACACAACCCCTGTTCAAAAGCCTGTAACTATCGGCGTATCAGACGGATCTTATACTCAGATCATAGAAGGCATTTCTGATGGTGATGCTATCCTTGTTCCAAAGACTGATTCCATGGCACTTTTAATGGAAGAGATGTCAGGCGGAAGTGTCGCTACCTCTAGTGAAGGTGGTGCCAATGAGTAA
- a CDS encoding ABC transporter ATP-binding protein, whose protein sequence is MSNIVTDNSDKILVMRDICKDYVMGGETLHVLKNVDLSVKRGQFLAILGPSGSGKSTLMNIIGCLDVPTSGEYELSGRVIADEDETSLANIRNKEIGFIFQSFYLLQRQTAFENVELPLIYAGMPEKKRKERVEEVLEKVGLADKMYNLPNQLSGGQQQRVAIARAVSTNPTILLADEPTGALDQKTGAAVMDLFHSLNEEGRTIIMITHDRKIAGHARRIVKILDGIISEGDVEDA, encoded by the coding sequence ATGAGTAATATAGTTACAGATAATAGCGACAAGATCCTTGTCATGCGAGATATCTGCAAGGACTATGTTATGGGAGGCGAGACGCTGCACGTTCTTAAGAATGTAGATCTCTCTGTAAAAAGAGGTCAGTTTCTTGCAATCCTTGGTCCTTCCGGATCAGGTAAATCAACCCTAATGAACATCATTGGATGCCTTGATGTACCTACAAGCGGTGAATACGAACTTTCTGGCCGCGTTATAGCAGATGAGGATGAAACATCACTTGCTAATATAAGAAATAAAGAAATCGGATTTATATTTCAGTCTTTCTACCTTCTTCAAAGGCAGACTGCATTTGAAAATGTTGAACTACCACTTATATATGCAGGAATGCCTGAAAAAAAGAGAAAGGAAAGAGTAGAAGAAGTTCTTGAAAAAGTAGGTCTTGCTGACAAGATGTACAATCTTCCAAATCAGCTCTCCGGTGGTCAGCAGCAAAGAGTTGCCATAGCAAGAGCCGTATCTACTAACCCTACTATACTTCTTGCAGATGAGCCTACAGGTGCTCTTGATCAAAAGACAGGTGCTGCTGTTATGGATCTGTTCCATTCCTTAAACGAAGAAGGAAGAACAATCATTATGATCACTCATGACAGAAAAATAGCCGGACATGCAAGACGTATAGTAAAGATCCTGGACGGAATCATAAGTGAAGGAGATGTCGAAGATGCGTAA
- a CDS encoding ABC transporter permease, which produces MRKIIGMITESIKMSVQNIKSNKMRSFLTMLGIMIGVASVIGLITIVQTATDYVMGQFSELGAGTITVMTPGTSLKAGLSEKDIDTLRNLDGVDGIAPSVSTTVSAVQDGEIYDNVTMDGVDVSYFAHNDIIEEGRSFREFEADGYTQVCIVDKTFTDKVLKKRNVIGQTVHIGGYDYLIIGIQGDSTNLSAAYSDNSNSDGSVMVPYRNVMRMTFTNNISNLNVYVKDGASTSDVETALRQELDRIYNKADNAFSVINLESLVNVMGSVQSMLTSMLGGIASIALLVGGIGIMNMMLTSVSERTKEIGLRKALGAEPARIQVQFLMESIILSLMGGFIGILLGLVIAYIGSSLMDVAFTISWGAIALGVGFSAAVGIIFGWMPARRASQLNPIDALRSE; this is translated from the coding sequence ATGCGTAAAATTATTGGAATGATCACAGAAAGCATCAAGATGTCTGTCCAGAATATAAAGAGCAACAAGATGCGTTCTTTCCTTACCATGTTGGGAATCATGATCGGTGTTGCATCAGTAATCGGTCTTATCACTATAGTACAGACAGCTACAGATTATGTTATGGGTCAGTTTTCTGAACTTGGTGCAGGCACTATAACGGTTATGACTCCCGGAACATCTCTTAAGGCAGGACTTTCTGAAAAGGACATTGATACATTAAGAAATCTTGATGGCGTAGATGGTATTGCACCTTCTGTATCGACTACAGTTTCTGCTGTACAGGACGGTGAAATATATGACAACGTTACAATGGACGGCGTTGACGTAAGCTATTTTGCCCACAATGACATTATCGAAGAAGGAAGATCCTTCAGAGAATTTGAGGCTGACGGTTATACTCAGGTCTGCATTGTTGATAAGACATTTACAGATAAAGTCCTGAAAAAAAGAAATGTGATCGGACAGACCGTTCATATCGGCGGATATGATTATCTTATTATTGGTATACAGGGTGACAGCACCAATCTCTCTGCAGCATATTCTGATAACAGTAACTCTGATGGAAGTGTAATGGTGCCATACAGAAATGTTATGAGGATGACCTTTACCAATAATATTTCGAACTTAAATGTATATGTCAAAGACGGAGCATCTACAAGTGACGTAGAGACAGCCCTTCGTCAGGAGCTTGACCGTATTTACAATAAAGCAGATAACGCCTTTTCCGTTATCAATCTTGAATCACTTGTTAATGTAATGGGATCTGTTCAGTCGATGCTTACTTCCATGCTGGGCGGTATAGCTTCCATAGCCTTACTTGTAGGCGGAATAGGTATCATGAACATGATGCTTACATCTGTATCTGAGAGGACCAAAGAGATAGGTCTTCGTAAGGCACTTGGCGCAGAGCCTGCCAGAATACAGGTACAGTTCCTTATGGAATCAATAATACTGTCACTTATGGGCGGATTTATTGGAATACTGCTTGGACTTGTCATAGCTTATATAGGATCAAGTCTTATGGATGTAGCATTTACTATATCCTGGGGTGCTATAGCACTTGGAGTCGGGTTTTCAGCGGCGGTCGGAATCATATTTGGATGGATGCCGGCAAGAAGGGCAAGCCAGCTTAATCCTATTGATGCATTAAGATCAGAGTGA